A DNA window from Paenibacillus sp. HWE-109 contains the following coding sequences:
- a CDS encoding LacI family DNA-binding transcriptional regulator: MQKRVTSFDVARKAGVSRGVVSAVLNQTAGIRVSEETRAAVLQAIEELGYRVDVQARGMRLGRSQCFAAFGNMDNPLFLQMLQGFQKRCTQAGYHVLLYGTDQDEAARYELLEMFRERRIDGIVSKDATQYADEAWAQAIQENKVPYISVDGYAENEAVCSVLMDYKASMKIALDHIWQKTSSSPIYMEVYSGPAYSLNWGDRQRRLGYEEWMIEHGLNPTTINRMRNDREPNRSEWVSILREMELPAAVVCNWSYGARRIYEACHELHLRIGKDVYVMAADNTEQVNAYMIPPLSAVEVPYQHMGELAAQRLLQYVTADVSLADTSTIRVPCRLEIREY; the protein is encoded by the coding sequence ATGCAAAAACGAGTTACAAGCTTTGATGTCGCTCGGAAAGCCGGCGTCTCGCGAGGCGTGGTTTCCGCCGTTTTGAACCAAACGGCAGGCATTCGCGTGAGTGAAGAAACGCGAGCTGCTGTCTTGCAGGCGATTGAGGAGTTGGGCTACCGCGTCGATGTCCAAGCGAGGGGGATGCGGCTCGGACGGAGTCAATGTTTTGCAGCTTTCGGCAACATGGATAATCCACTATTCCTGCAGATGCTCCAAGGCTTTCAAAAGCGTTGCACACAAGCTGGCTATCATGTCTTGCTGTATGGAACGGATCAAGATGAGGCGGCTCGCTATGAACTGCTCGAAATGTTTCGAGAACGCCGTATCGACGGGATCGTGTCTAAGGATGCGACGCAGTACGCGGATGAAGCTTGGGCTCAGGCGATCCAAGAGAACAAAGTTCCGTATATCAGCGTTGACGGTTATGCCGAGAATGAAGCTGTTTGTTCGGTACTCATGGATTACAAAGCAAGCATGAAAATTGCTTTAGACCATATTTGGCAAAAAACATCCTCATCTCCAATCTACATGGAAGTATATAGCGGCCCCGCATATTCGCTGAATTGGGGGGATCGTCAGCGCCGATTAGGCTACGAAGAATGGATGATAGAACATGGACTGAATCCGACTACGATCAATAGGATGAGAAATGATAGGGAACCTAATCGGAGTGAATGGGTGTCCATTTTACGTGAAATGGAACTGCCAGCCGCTGTGGTGTGCAATTGGTCTTACGGTGCCAGACGTATCTATGAAGCCTGTCATGAGTTGCATTTGCGGATTGGCAAAGACGTTTATGTAATGGCTGCGGATAATACGGAACAAGTCAACGCATACATGATACCACCGCTCAGCGCAGTAGAAGTTCCGTACCAACATATGGGAGAGCTTGCTGCACAACGGTTGCTGCAATACGTGACTGCTGATGTTTCTCTTGCAGATACCTCGACAATTCGTGTGCCTTGCCGCCTGGAAATTCGCGAATACTAG
- a CDS encoding alpha-mannosidase — MLWTYEKIAKRVEELQPYRYRDAVQLNEFRFALDANGHIGEYPSEHGEWGTIRLGDTWRGYDQYAWLAASVQIPAQWSGKKVLGLFDFGTTGGGHNSGFESLLFVNGQPFQGVDSNHQEVFLPEALAGEELNLSFRLWSGLGGYHPKPDPLEHRLHTAQLCWLDEETDDLYFTAKAVIDTVRLLPEHQPEKHSLLSIVDRAFLQLDWSRPGSSTFYSSISAARAIMREGLERQQKTSPVVIQCIGHTHIDVAWLWRLAHTREKAARSFSTVLRLMEQFPDYVFLQTQPQLYAYIKEDYPDIYAQIKERIAEGRWEAGGAMWLEADCNLSSGESLVRQILYGTRFLKEEFGVECTYLWLPDVFGYSWALPQILKKSGITMFMTTKISWNQYNRMPHDTFRWRGIDGSEVLTHFITTPDPGGGEGAFYYTYNGAITPYSVNGIWEGYRDKNLNRNLLLAYGYGDGGGGVNREMLEMRRRLDELPGLPQVTTGRADAFFAELEKTVEASDAYVHTWDGELYLELHRGTYTSQAYNKRMNRKLELLYRETEWLQAMTALQAGSPIAEQQPIERLQAGWKIILRNQFHDIIPGSSIRQVYEDSWAEYHEAEQIARDVRALSWANNGDDTCITVLNSSSWTRTDLVEISAASDKAAWATSTGRCDAQRTENGWLVLTPELPALGSLTLTAAEAWSGTSQDEVFQPIMNGLETPFYVLNWDDNGSLTRLYDKQAQREVLASGERGNELQVFEDKPKGRHEAWDIDIFYTEKKRVVEDCRSIKVIESGPLRATIAFIWGYGDSTIEQQMRLYSHSRRIDFETRIDWHEQRQLLKVAFPVAVRSTEATYDIQFGNVKRPTHWNTSWDYARFETVGHQWADLSERDYGVSLLNDCKYGYDIKDHVMRLTLIKSAMVPDPIADQGEHVFTYSLLPHQGDWYAGGTVQEAWALNNPLTSMAGRSSQESYSLLRLSLPNVMVDAVKWAEDGHGLIVRVHEFAGARGTLSVETGFLVSSWQETDLREQPIGDVMTGTISCEIMPYEIKTWLIRHIDNC; from the coding sequence ATGCTATGGACTTATGAGAAGATTGCCAAACGCGTGGAGGAGCTTCAACCTTACCGCTATCGTGATGCGGTTCAACTGAATGAATTCCGATTCGCTTTGGATGCAAATGGACATATTGGAGAGTACCCTTCTGAGCATGGGGAGTGGGGGACGATTCGGCTTGGCGATACTTGGCGAGGCTATGACCAATACGCCTGGTTAGCGGCATCTGTGCAGATTCCAGCCCAATGGTCTGGTAAAAAAGTGCTCGGTCTTTTTGATTTTGGCACAACGGGGGGCGGACATAACAGCGGTTTTGAATCGCTGCTTTTTGTGAATGGTCAGCCCTTTCAAGGGGTGGACAGCAATCATCAGGAGGTTTTTCTGCCCGAGGCGTTGGCTGGAGAAGAGCTGAATCTATCGTTTCGGCTATGGTCTGGCCTAGGAGGTTATCATCCAAAGCCGGATCCTTTGGAGCATAGGTTGCACACAGCGCAGCTATGCTGGCTGGATGAGGAAACCGATGATTTGTATTTTACTGCGAAGGCGGTCATTGACACGGTTCGTTTGCTGCCTGAACATCAGCCTGAAAAGCATAGTTTACTATCTATTGTGGATAGAGCTTTTCTTCAATTAGACTGGTCACGGCCTGGATCATCAACGTTTTATTCGTCTATCAGCGCAGCCAGAGCGATTATGCGAGAAGGGTTAGAAAGGCAGCAGAAAACAAGTCCTGTTGTTATTCAATGTATCGGTCATACGCACATTGACGTAGCTTGGTTGTGGAGGCTTGCGCATACGAGAGAAAAAGCAGCCCGCTCTTTCTCCACGGTATTGAGACTGATGGAGCAGTTTCCCGACTATGTTTTCCTGCAAACCCAGCCTCAGCTATATGCCTATATCAAAGAGGATTATCCGGATATTTATGCACAAATCAAGGAAAGAATCGCGGAAGGACGCTGGGAAGCCGGCGGTGCGATGTGGCTGGAGGCGGATTGCAATTTATCCTCGGGGGAGTCTCTGGTACGTCAAATTTTGTATGGAACACGCTTTTTAAAAGAGGAATTCGGCGTCGAGTGCACGTATTTGTGGCTGCCGGATGTATTTGGCTACAGCTGGGCGCTACCGCAAATCTTAAAGAAAAGCGGCATCACGATGTTTATGACGACGAAAATTAGTTGGAATCAGTACAACCGAATGCCGCACGACACATTTCGTTGGCGGGGCATCGACGGTTCTGAGGTGCTGACGCACTTCATCACGACGCCTGATCCAGGAGGCGGTGAAGGTGCCTTTTACTATACGTATAATGGGGCAATTACCCCTTACTCAGTGAATGGAATCTGGGAAGGCTATCGCGATAAGAACTTGAATCGCAACTTGCTGCTGGCTTATGGCTACGGTGACGGTGGCGGTGGTGTGAATCGTGAGATGCTTGAGATGAGGCGGCGGTTAGATGAGCTGCCAGGTCTGCCGCAGGTGACAACAGGGCGTGCAGATGCCTTTTTCGCTGAGTTAGAGAAAACCGTAGAAGCGTCCGATGCTTATGTGCATACGTGGGATGGCGAATTGTATCTAGAGCTGCACCGCGGCACCTATACAAGTCAAGCTTACAACAAACGGATGAATCGCAAACTGGAGCTGTTGTATCGGGAAACGGAGTGGCTTCAGGCGATGACAGCCTTGCAAGCCGGTTCTCCAATCGCAGAGCAGCAGCCCATTGAGAGGCTGCAAGCTGGTTGGAAAATCATTTTACGCAATCAGTTCCACGATATAATCCCAGGCTCATCCATTCGCCAAGTCTACGAAGACAGCTGGGCGGAATATCACGAGGCTGAACAAATTGCGCGAGATGTTCGTGCGTTATCATGGGCAAACAATGGCGATGATACATGTATCACTGTGCTGAACAGTTCGTCTTGGACACGAACTGATCTTGTGGAAATAAGTGCGGCGAGTGATAAAGCCGCCTGGGCCACGTCGACTGGTCGGTGCGATGCGCAGCGAACTGAGAATGGCTGGCTTGTGTTGACACCGGAACTGCCGGCGCTGGGAAGTTTGACGCTGACTGCCGCTGAAGCTTGGAGTGGTACATCCCAAGATGAGGTTTTTCAACCGATAATGAACGGTTTGGAGACTCCTTTTTATGTGCTGAATTGGGATGACAACGGTAGTTTGACTCGCTTGTATGACAAGCAGGCTCAGCGGGAAGTACTGGCGAGCGGCGAGCGGGGCAACGAATTGCAAGTGTTCGAAGATAAGCCAAAAGGGCGGCATGAGGCGTGGGACATTGACATTTTCTATACAGAAAAGAAAAGGGTTGTAGAAGACTGCCGCAGTATCAAGGTCATTGAATCAGGCCCGTTGCGAGCTACCATTGCGTTCATCTGGGGATACGGCGATTCGACGATTGAGCAGCAGATGAGGCTCTATTCGCATTCGCGGCGCATTGATTTTGAGACGCGCATTGACTGGCATGAACAGCGGCAATTATTGAAAGTGGCTTTTCCCGTTGCTGTCCGCTCGACGGAAGCGACTTATGATATTCAATTCGGCAATGTGAAGCGGCCAACGCACTGGAATACGAGCTGGGACTATGCGCGTTTCGAAACAGTCGGACATCAGTGGGCCGATTTGTCAGAGCGGGATTATGGCGTCAGCCTGCTGAATGATTGCAAATACGGCTATGATATCAAGGACCATGTCATGCGGCTCACACTCATTAAATCGGCGATGGTTCCAGACCCTATAGCAGACCAAGGGGAGCATGTATTTACGTATTCGTTGCTTCCACATCAGGGTGACTGGTATGCCGGTGGAACTGTTCAGGAGGCTTGGGCATTGAATAATCCGCTTACGAGCATGGCCGGCAGATCTTCCCAAGAAAGCTATTCTCTGCTGCGCTTGTCGCTGCCGAATGTTATGGTTGACGCGGTAAAATGGGCAGAGGATGGGCACGGTTTGATTGTTCGTGTTCACGAATTTGCCGGAGCGCGAGGCACTCTTTCGGTGGAAACCGGATTCCTTGTATCATCTTGGCAGGAAACCGATTTAAGAGAACAGCCGATCGGCGACGTCATGACAGGGACGATTAGTTGTGAGATTATGCCGTATGAGATTAAGACCTGGCTTATTCGACACATCGATAATTGTTAA
- a CDS encoding glycoside hydrolase family 95 protein, with the protein MNEMKLWYATEAQDWSQGLPIGNGRLGAVIYGGSRQETWRLSEVTFWSGQTEEIASEDNELGDLSAMRELFFAGDFKQGEDQAKRLLQPKKQNFGTNLPMCHLILQTEHEGTHYQRELQLDNAILHTSYESKGSRYHRETFASHADHVIVSRLWSELAGGISFTLSVEGLTDRFGIQTVHGDTIAIDGQAAETMHSNGECGVCCQGLFKVVAQGGTVAIDGSQIVVTCADEACIYVAVNTDYRKTDEQWLQDSKQQVESAIALGYPQLKANHLADYQQLYGRVNLDLGHSEASTLPTDERVRLFRANKVDDPQLYALFYQYGRYLMIAGSRADSPLPLNLQGIWNDGEANRMQWSCDYHLDINTQMNYFPTEVSHLAECHLPLVSYIEQLAIAGKRTAKQFYACEGWAAHVFSNAWGFTAPGWETSWGLNVTGGLWIAAQLREHYEYNLNRTFLAERAYPVLKDAAAFFLDYMTVHPTYGWLVTGPSNSPENSFYIGDHEHQLSMGATLDQVLVRDLFVFCLEAAELLEVDGDLQKRLEQAIAMLPPLQIGKRGQLQEWLEDYAEAQPDHRHLSHLVSLYPGDQITIQGTPELSEAARTTLENRMTRAELEDVEFTVAAFAASFSRLHDGENAVKHLTHLIGELCFDNLLTYSKPGIAGAEKQIFVVDGNFGGTAAIADMLLQSRIGDIQLLPALPQAWSTGKVSGLRAKGNIEVDLVWQDGELVEATIQAFSPGNVQLQYRNHVKSLVLQAGAVFKLNGVLQ; encoded by the coding sequence ATGAATGAGATGAAATTATGGTATGCAACGGAAGCCCAGGATTGGTCGCAGGGTTTGCCTATCGGGAACGGGAGACTGGGAGCCGTCATTTATGGGGGAAGCAGGCAAGAAACATGGCGATTGTCTGAAGTTACTTTTTGGTCTGGGCAAACGGAAGAAATCGCAAGCGAGGACAACGAATTAGGCGATTTGTCAGCGATGCGCGAGCTATTCTTTGCCGGAGATTTCAAGCAGGGAGAAGATCAGGCCAAGCGGCTGCTGCAGCCTAAAAAGCAAAATTTCGGCACGAATTTGCCGATGTGTCATCTCATTTTGCAAACGGAGCATGAGGGAACTCATTATCAACGTGAATTACAGTTGGATAATGCTATTTTACATACGTCATATGAAAGCAAGGGCAGCCGTTACCACAGAGAGACGTTTGCTTCGCATGCGGACCACGTTATTGTTTCACGGTTATGGAGTGAGCTGGCAGGGGGAATTTCCTTTACACTCAGCGTCGAGGGATTGACGGATCGATTTGGGATTCAAACCGTTCATGGTGATACGATCGCCATAGACGGACAAGCAGCGGAGACGATGCATAGTAACGGGGAGTGCGGCGTGTGCTGTCAGGGCCTGTTCAAAGTGGTCGCTCAAGGCGGCACTGTTGCGATAGATGGATCGCAAATTGTCGTGACATGTGCAGATGAAGCTTGCATTTATGTGGCTGTCAATACCGATTATCGCAAAACCGATGAGCAGTGGCTGCAGGATTCCAAACAACAAGTGGAGAGCGCCATTGCGCTCGGTTATCCGCAGCTGAAAGCCAATCATCTAGCCGATTACCAGCAGTTATATGGCCGGGTTAACCTGGATCTCGGTCATTCCGAAGCGTCAACTCTGCCTACGGATGAAAGGGTTCGGTTGTTCCGTGCAAATAAAGTGGATGACCCGCAGCTTTATGCGCTATTTTATCAATATGGGCGCTACTTGATGATCGCCGGTTCACGCGCAGACTCTCCGCTGCCTTTGAATTTACAAGGAATCTGGAACGATGGGGAAGCGAATCGGATGCAGTGGAGCTGTGATTATCATCTGGATATTAACACGCAAATGAACTATTTTCCCACCGAGGTCAGTCATTTAGCAGAGTGTCACCTCCCTTTAGTCTCCTACATTGAGCAATTAGCCATAGCGGGTAAAAGAACTGCGAAGCAGTTTTATGCCTGCGAAGGTTGGGCAGCGCATGTATTTTCCAATGCTTGGGGATTTACGGCTCCCGGTTGGGAAACGTCTTGGGGATTGAATGTGACAGGCGGTCTATGGATTGCGGCGCAATTGCGCGAGCATTACGAATACAACCTGAATAGAACGTTTTTGGCTGAGCGCGCTTATCCGGTGCTCAAGGATGCGGCTGCATTTTTCCTCGATTACATGACGGTGCACCCGACCTATGGCTGGCTTGTGACGGGGCCGTCCAATTCACCGGAGAACAGCTTTTATATTGGAGACCATGAGCATCAATTGTCAATGGGGGCAACGCTTGATCAAGTGTTAGTGCGTGATCTGTTCGTCTTCTGTTTGGAAGCGGCCGAGTTGCTTGAGGTAGATGGAGACCTGCAAAAGCGGTTGGAGCAAGCAATCGCGATGCTGCCGCCCCTGCAAATTGGCAAGCGAGGACAGTTGCAGGAATGGCTTGAGGATTATGCAGAGGCTCAGCCGGATCATCGTCATTTGTCCCATTTGGTCAGTTTGTATCCAGGGGATCAAATAACGATTCAGGGGACGCCGGAATTAAGCGAAGCGGCAAGAACAACCTTGGAGAACCGCATGACTCGAGCAGAGCTGGAGGATGTGGAGTTCACGGTTGCCGCTTTCGCTGCCAGCTTCTCGAGGTTGCACGATGGCGAGAATGCCGTGAAGCATTTGACCCATTTGATCGGCGAACTATGCTTCGACAACCTGTTGACCTATTCGAAGCCGGGTATTGCCGGAGCAGAAAAACAAATCTTCGTCGTAGACGGCAACTTCGGGGGAACGGCGGCTATTGCTGATATGCTGCTGCAAAGCCGAATTGGCGACATTCAGCTGCTTCCCGCGCTTCCCCAAGCCTGGTCAACAGGCAAGGTGTCTGGCCTTCGCGCTAAGGGAAACATAGAAGTTGATCTCGTCTGGCAGGATGGAGAACTTGTCGAAGCAACCATTCAAGCTTTCTCACCAGGCAATGTGCAACTGCAGTATCGGAATCACGTGAAATCCCTTGTACTGCAAGCTGGAGCAGTCTTCAAGCTAAATGGCGTATTGCAGTGA
- a CDS encoding alpha-N-arabinofuranosidase, whose protein sequence is MTNRLTINADRVKGTINRNIYGHFSEHLGRCIYEGLWVGEDSSIPNTKGIRNDVVAALKQMKIPVLRWPGGCFADEYHWKDGIGPREQRKRMINTHWGGVVENNHFGTHEFLMLCEMLECEPYINGNVGSGTVQEMSEWVEYMTFEGVSPMAELRELNGRAEPWKVKYFGVGNENWGCGGNMRPEYYADLYRQFQTYVRNYGDNRIHKIACGPNSDDYHWMETLMKQAHRFMDSTTLHYYTITGDSWQEKGAATGFPEQLWARTMKKALYMEELLVKHSAIMDQYDPEKRIGLLVDEWGTWFDVEPGTNPGFLYQQNTIRDALVAGITLHLFNQHCDRVQMANLAQLVNVLQAVILTEGEKMLLTPTYHVFNMYKVHQDAQLLDIHLTTKELKSDIDDAIPQISSSASIDASGKIHISLCNLDHLASAKVDLDLRGLTIGNVRVSGTTLTADSVDGHNTFENPDRVAPAPFTSFAWDGQLLKVDLSPMSVTVLELITD, encoded by the coding sequence ATGACAAACCGCCTTACAATTAATGCTGACAGGGTAAAAGGTACTATTAATCGCAACATTTACGGGCATTTTTCCGAACATCTCGGACGCTGTATATATGAAGGTTTATGGGTTGGGGAAGATTCCTCCATTCCTAACACGAAAGGCATTCGCAATGATGTCGTCGCGGCATTAAAACAGATGAAAATACCTGTTCTCCGCTGGCCGGGTGGCTGCTTTGCCGATGAATATCACTGGAAAGACGGCATTGGTCCTCGCGAGCAGCGAAAGCGGATGATTAACACACATTGGGGTGGTGTGGTAGAGAATAATCATTTTGGAACTCATGAATTCTTGATGCTGTGTGAGATGCTGGAGTGTGAACCTTACATCAATGGAAATGTGGGGAGCGGGACGGTTCAGGAAATGTCCGAGTGGGTGGAGTATATGACATTCGAAGGCGTTTCCCCGATGGCCGAACTTCGTGAATTGAACGGGAGAGCGGAGCCGTGGAAAGTTAAATATTTTGGTGTAGGGAATGAGAACTGGGGCTGCGGTGGCAATATGCGTCCTGAATACTATGCGGACCTATATCGCCAATTTCAGACGTATGTGCGTAATTATGGCGATAACCGCATACACAAAATTGCTTGCGGACCTAACAGTGATGATTATCATTGGATGGAAACTTTAATGAAGCAAGCCCATCGCTTTATGGATTCAACGACGCTGCATTATTACACAATTACAGGGGACTCTTGGCAAGAAAAAGGGGCGGCAACCGGCTTCCCGGAACAATTATGGGCCCGTACGATGAAGAAAGCGCTCTATATGGAAGAGCTGCTCGTGAAGCATTCCGCCATTATGGATCAATATGATCCCGAGAAACGGATCGGTCTGCTCGTCGATGAATGGGGGACTTGGTTTGATGTAGAGCCAGGAACAAATCCAGGCTTTCTCTATCAACAAAATACGATTCGTGATGCGCTCGTAGCGGGTATTACCCTTCATTTGTTCAACCAGCATTGCGATCGGGTGCAGATGGCGAACCTTGCTCAGTTAGTCAATGTGCTGCAGGCTGTGATTTTGACGGAAGGAGAGAAGATGCTGCTGACGCCGACTTATCATGTTTTCAACATGTACAAAGTTCATCAGGATGCACAACTGCTCGATATCCATTTGACAACTAAAGAATTAAAGAGCGATATCGATGATGCGATTCCGCAAATTTCAAGTTCAGCTTCCATCGATGCTTCTGGTAAAATTCATATCAGCTTGTGTAATTTGGATCACCTGGCCAGCGCCAAAGTCGATCTCGATCTTCGTGGCTTGACGATTGGGAATGTTCGTGTGAGCGGGACCACGTTAACCGCTGATTCAGTAGATGGTCACAATACTTTTGAAAATCCGGACCGGGTAGCGCCTGCGCCTTTTACCTCGTTTGCATGGGATGGTCAGTTGCTAAAAGTAGACCTGTCTCCAATGTCGGTAACCGTTCTTGAACTAATCACGGATTAA
- a CDS encoding DUF6171 family protein — MNQSDRSCKGCREEYKITEVQIDRMLSAPMFQGESCVPESVYQERLRMCGACPKLLGGTTCSFCGCIVRVAAKLKEKNCPFPGASRWK, encoded by the coding sequence ATGAATCAAAGCGATCGGTCTTGCAAAGGTTGCCGCGAAGAATACAAGATAACGGAAGTACAAATCGATAGGATGCTAAGCGCACCTATGTTTCAAGGCGAAAGCTGTGTGCCAGAAAGCGTCTACCAGGAGCGATTGCGAATGTGTGGCGCGTGTCCTAAGCTGCTCGGCGGCACAACTTGCTCGTTCTGTGGGTGCATCGTGCGAGTTGCAGCGAAGCTCAAGGAGAAAAATTGCCCTTTTCCGGGGGCTAGTAGATGGAAATAG
- a CDS encoding MFS transporter translates to MNQMQTGTRSTKLFYGWVVVLITFVTLLVAAGIRAMPSILMLPFEKEFGWSRGGISGVISVGIFLYGLVGPFSAALLAKFGIRRIMLVSLIVLAISLSITPLMTHLWQFQILWGVVAGLGTGMMANVLGVTVSNLWFVKRKGLVVGMLTASAATGQLLFLPLLAKIIVDIGWRYAIYTSVAAILVLVVVVAIWMRNHPYDLGIAAYGSDEVAKPDVFKGNIFITPIQTLFSALKNKTFLLLAGTFFFCGFSTNGLIGTHLIPACGDYGIPEIMAAGLLAMMGLFDLIGTTLSGWLSDRFDNRWLLFWYYSLRGLSLLFLPFALESGPTSLIIFSVFYGLDWIATVPPTVKLASKEFGREKAGMIFGWVVVAHQVGASVAAYSGGVVREWLGSYTLPFLSAGLICLIAALMAIRIARKSATAAA, encoded by the coding sequence ATGAATCAAATGCAGACGGGGACCAGGTCGACCAAATTATTTTATGGCTGGGTGGTCGTATTGATCACTTTTGTAACTTTGTTAGTTGCCGCGGGCATCAGGGCGATGCCAAGTATTTTAATGCTTCCTTTCGAAAAAGAGTTTGGCTGGTCGCGTGGCGGTATCTCGGGTGTTATTTCTGTCGGGATCTTCCTGTATGGCCTAGTTGGTCCTTTTTCTGCGGCTTTATTAGCGAAATTCGGAATTCGAAGAATCATGTTGGTTTCCCTGATCGTTCTCGCAATCAGTCTTTCCATTACGCCGCTCATGACGCACTTATGGCAATTTCAAATTCTGTGGGGTGTGGTTGCAGGGCTTGGAACGGGGATGATGGCCAATGTGCTAGGCGTTACTGTATCGAATCTGTGGTTTGTAAAACGCAAAGGCTTGGTAGTTGGGATGCTGACAGCCAGCGCTGCTACAGGACAGCTTTTATTCTTGCCGCTGCTGGCCAAAATTATCGTGGATATCGGATGGCGTTATGCGATTTATACCTCAGTAGCTGCTATTCTTGTTCTTGTTGTTGTGGTCGCCATATGGATGCGGAATCACCCTTATGATCTGGGAATCGCCGCTTACGGCTCAGATGAGGTTGCCAAGCCAGATGTGTTCAAAGGCAATATTTTCATAACACCGATTCAGACCTTATTTTCCGCATTGAAAAATAAAACATTTTTGCTGCTCGCGGGGACGTTTTTCTTTTGCGGATTTTCGACCAACGGCTTAATCGGAACACATTTGATTCCGGCTTGCGGCGATTATGGTATTCCTGAAATTATGGCAGCCGGATTACTGGCTATGATGGGTTTGTTTGATTTGATCGGCACTACGCTTTCCGGATGGTTGTCAGATCGGTTCGACAATCGCTGGCTGCTATTCTGGTATTACAGCTTGCGCGGACTTTCGCTGTTGTTTTTGCCTTTTGCCTTAGAGTCAGGCCCGACATCTTTGATTATTTTCTCCGTCTTCTATGGGTTGGATTGGATCGCAACGGTTCCTCCTACGGTCAAGCTAGCCTCGAAAGAGTTCGGCAGAGAAAAGGCTGGGATGATTTTTGGATGGGTCGTCGTGGCTCATCAGGTGGGTGCTTCTGTCGCAGCCTATAGCGGCGGTGTTGTTCGTGAATGGCTGGGCAGTTATACACTGCCATTCCTTAGCGCAGGGCTCATATGCCTGATTGCCGCATTGATGGCGATCCGGATTGCCAGAAAATCGGCAACGGCTGCTGCCTGA
- a CDS encoding glycoside hydrolase family 88 protein, with the protein MTLEKIADNVWKEMIKDHQGEWGMDIHHWDWVPGVGVISMLAYYEAAQKPEVMDYLLTWVEQNKEKAKGNKVINSIAPFAIFPALYRHTKDAWFRDEAIRVAEWMIHEAPRTRELAFEHTVTEKAEFHEQVWADTIFMAVLFLARTASLIGSTKYAEEALQQVLIHLRLLQDDETNVLFHGWNCATGDHMSAARWTRANAWIASGVPLIVEQIKPLITIPTELQERYQRLMNGLLAYQQTDGLWSTVMDYPDYYREISGSAGIAYGVWKAMDIGLLEQEDHYNEAVERTLIASTAFISAAGVVGGVSGGTPVMESIPAYQEISIYPTLYGQGLTLMLLAESLRRKSDI; encoded by the coding sequence TTGACACTGGAGAAGATTGCTGACAACGTATGGAAAGAAATGATCAAGGATCACCAAGGTGAATGGGGAATGGATATTCATCACTGGGACTGGGTGCCAGGCGTAGGTGTAATCAGTATGCTGGCTTATTATGAGGCTGCGCAGAAGCCGGAAGTTATGGACTATCTGCTGACATGGGTGGAGCAGAACAAGGAGAAGGCCAAAGGGAATAAGGTTATAAATTCCATCGCGCCTTTCGCGATATTCCCTGCACTGTATCGGCATACGAAGGATGCCTGGTTTCGCGACGAGGCCATCCGTGTGGCGGAATGGATGATTCATGAGGCGCCGCGTACGAGGGAGTTGGCTTTTGAGCATACCGTTACCGAAAAAGCAGAGTTTCACGAGCAAGTTTGGGCCGATACAATTTTTATGGCGGTATTATTTCTAGCACGGACCGCTTCGCTGATTGGCAGTACGAAGTATGCAGAAGAAGCGCTGCAGCAAGTGTTGATCCATCTCAGATTGCTTCAAGATGACGAAACGAATGTGCTGTTTCATGGTTGGAACTGCGCGACTGGCGATCATATGTCCGCAGCTCGTTGGACTAGGGCAAATGCTTGGATTGCAAGCGGAGTTCCCTTGATCGTGGAACAAATTAAACCGCTCATCACGATTCCGACTGAGTTGCAGGAACGCTATCAACGGTTGATGAACGGTCTTCTTGCTTACCAACAGACTGACGGCTTGTGGAGTACGGTGATGGATTATCCTGATTATTACCGCGAAATATCGGGAAGCGCAGGTATTGCCTATGGGGTATGGAAAGCGATGGATATCGGCCTGTTAGAACAGGAAGACCATTATAACGAAGCGGTGGAGCGTACGCTTATTGCTAGTACTGCATTTATTTCGGCAGCAGGTGTTGTGGGGGGAGTATCGGGGGGAACTCCAGTAATGGAGAGCATTCCCGCCTACCAAGAAATATCGATTTATCCAACGTTGTATGGACAAGGGTTAACGCTCATGCTGCTTGCGGAATCGCTGCGGCGGAAGTCAGATATCTAA